AGCTTTTTGGCCAGTTCCTCGTAGATAGCCGAAGAAGAAGTCCAGAGCAACTCCGGATCCGACTCGGAACCTGTGTCTTCGAATCCTTGCGTGAGCATGGACTCGATCGACGACACGTTGAAGGCGACCCAGAGAACAACCAAGAGGCCCAGAACCATCAGGAGACTGGAGAGAACTCGCCGGGGGTGGATTTTTTCCTCGATGGGAATGACAGGACCTTCGCTGGAGAGGCGCCTGGTCCGTTGATCGCGCAGGTTATTGCCGCACATTTTACAGAGCAATGTGCCGGGAGGGTTAACCGTGCTGCACTGTTCGCACACGGCATCCGCATCAATATGCAGATCGGAGTGCTCCGCGATTCCCTCTCGTCCGCTCGGTTCCATTGACGCTCATACCTCCACACGGGTTTATGCCGAATCGTCTGTCGATTGCATGACTCACCGGTACCCGCTACCCCGGCAGCGGGCTATGAACGCATCGCTTGTCGACACAAAGCGCCCCAACCCATTGTGTCACAGAGCAACTCGTGTGTCCAGCGGAACGTTACTCTTGAACCGCTTGATGAGGCTGGCGGCGATGCCGTCGGCTGTGTGCCGCATTGGAAAGGGCGTTTGCATGGTGTAGACTTCGTGGGTGCATGAGGCCGTCTTCGCTCGCTCTGCTGCATCGGGGCGAGTTTCAACACTAGGCTGGGACAAGGGAGTAAGTTAGGGTGCCGTATCGCACGCTCGCACAACGCGTGGGCAATGCCGTACGCCTGGCGGAAGTGGTCCAGGTCTTGGTTCGCCATGGTTTCGCCGACCTGGTGCGGCGTCTGGGTCTTCACGAGGGGTTGCCTGCCAAAGTCCTGCACAGTCTCCGCCTCATAGAGGCGAACTCGGCCCCACCCGAGACGATTGGCGCGCGATTGCGCGAAGCGCTTATGGAGTTGGGGCCCACTTTCGTAAAGTTCGGACAGATTCTCAGCACGCGCCCCGACATCATTGGCCCACAAATCTCCGGTGAACTCAGCCAACTCCAGGATCGCGTGACCGCGTTGAGCTTTGCCGACATGCGCCTCGTGATCGAAAAGGAACTCGGCGGTCCGGTTTCATCGCTTTTTGCGGAGTTCGAGGAAACGCCCGTCGCGGCAGCTTCGCTCAGCCAAGTGTATCGGGCGCGCACCAAAGAGGGGCATCCGGTCGCAGTCAAGGTGCAGCGGCCCGGCGCGCGAAAAGTCATTGAATCCGATCTCAGCCTGCTGATGGGCATCGCGGAATGGGTCGGCGAACACGTGTCGGATGTGAAGTGGATGAACCCCGCGGGCATGGTAGGCGAGTTCGAACGGTCCATTAAGCGCGAACTGGATTTCACCATCGAAGCGCGGACCATCGATCGTTTCCGAGAAAACTTCGGCGCAACGGAAACCGTGTTCGTGCCGCTGGTTTACGACGCGTTGTCGAGCGCGCGTGTGCTCACCATGGACTGGATCGACGGAGTCCGTATCGACGATGTCAGTCAGTATGCCGAGCGCAACTGCGATCCGAAGACCATAGCGGCAATCGGTTGCGACGTGTTGTGCAAGCAGGTGTTCGAGTATCACCTCTTTCACGCCGATCCGCATCCCGGCAACGTGATGGTGACGTGCAACAATCAAATCGCCTTTCTCGACTACGGCATGGTGGGGCATCTCGAGAAGCACGATGTTCATACGATGGCCGACCTGTTGCACGCCGTGTTTAACGAAGACTCCGCGCGGTGCGTTCAGGCGCTGCTTGCATTCACAACTACCGGCGACGCGCCCGACGAACGGGCGCTCGAACATGAGATTGCGCAGTACCTCGCGTTTGAAGCGCAGGCCGTTCTCGGAAAAGCCGACATCGGCCGCGCGTTGGAACAGATCACGGGAATCTTGCAGCGGCACCAATTGCAGTTGGCGCCTCGTTTCTCGCTGTTGCTGAAATCGCTCGCAACGATTGAATCCACGGCACGCGTTCTCGACACCGAGGCCGATATGGTTCCGGTGATACGCCCGTACGTCGAGCGCATGGTGCTTAATCGTTTTGCGCCCCAGAACCTGGCCCTGGAGGGCCAACAAGGTCTTGCGTCCGCGATGCGGATGTTCCGAGAAATGCCCACCGATCTGCGCCACATCGTACGCATGATTCGCACGGGCAAGCTGCGCCTTCAAATGACCCACGAAGGATTCGAAACGCTCGCAAATGTGCTCGATCGCGCCAGCAATCGCATCGCGTTCAGCGTAATTGCCGGTTCGTTGGTGGTCGGCTCGAGTCTATTGCTTTCTACGGAAGCAGGCGCAAAGACCTTGGGGCTCGCGGGATTCATGATTGCCGCAGCGTTGGGGCTGGGCCTTCTCATTTCGATTATTCGATCGAAGAATTACTAGTCTGCAAAAGAAAACGCGCGCGAGGCTTCTCGTTCCTCGCGCGCGTTCTTGCGTTTGTTGTGTGGCGCTTACAGGACTTCGGCGATCTGCACGGCGTTTAGCGCGGCGCCCTTGAGCAGGTTGTCCGACACGATCCACATGAGAAGGCCGTTCTTGTAGGAAAGGTCTTCGCGGATACGGCCGACAAAAGTCTCGCCTCTTCCCGCGGCGCGCGTGGCCAACGGGTAGAGCTGCTTGGACGGATCGTCTTCCACGATCACGCCGGGCGCTTTCGAGAGAAGTTCGCGCGCCTGCTGAACCGTCAGCTTGTCGCGGGTGTCGATGTTCACGGACTCGCTGTGTCCCGTGTACACGGGGACGCGCACCGTGGTGGCAGCGACGCGGATCGAATCGTCGCCCATGATCTTCTTGGTCTCGTTGACCATCTTCATTTCTTCGGAGGTGTAGCCGTTGTCGCCGAACGCATCGCTCTGCGGGATCTGGGGAATGCAGTTGAAGGCGATTTGGTGCGGGAACACGGAGCATGCCGGCTCTTTGCCTTCGAGCACGGCGCGTGTCTGGGCGTGCAACTCATCGAGGGCTTTGATGCCCGCGCCGGACACGGCCTGGTAGGTGGAAACTACGACGCGCTCGATCTTTGCGGCGTCGTGGAGCGGTTTCAAGACGACGACCATCTGGATGGTTGAGCAGTTGGGGTTGGCGATGATGCCTTTGTGCCACTTGATATCGTGGGCATTCACTTCCGGCACGACCAGCGGCACTTCCTTGTCCATGCGCCAGGCGCTGGAGTTGTCAACGACCACGCATCCGTCTTTCGCGGCACAAGGGGCAAACTTCTTGCTGGTTCCACCGCCCGCGCTGAACAAAGCGACGTCCACGCCTTTGAACGAGTTTTCGGAGAGTACTTCGACAGGAATCTCTTCGCCCTTGAACGTAACCGTCTTGCCCTTCGAGCGTTCGGACGCGAGTGGCTTGAGCGACTTTACCGGGAAATTACGCTCTTCAAGGACGCGGAGCATTTGACGCCCCACAAGGCCGGTGGCTCCGGCGACAGCTACGGTTTTCGGTGTCATGGCGGTACACAATCCTTTCTGACTAATAACGGACCCTAGTTCTATGCCCGAGTATGCATACGGTCCCATGCGAAGGCATGGATGCCCGGTTCAACGCTACGTTGCGCCCCCTACTCCCCCATCAACCTTTCAGCAGCGCGCGCAATTCATCCGTCGAGTGATATCCCACTTCCATCCGAACCACCTTTCCTTCCCGAAAGATAAGAAGGGTGGGAACCGATTCCACCTGGTGCCGCTCGGCCAAATCGGGTGCCAAGTCAATATCCACGACGGCCACTCGACTTCCTTCCAAGGCGATCGTATTGACGTTGGGTGACATAGCCCGGCACGGGGGACACCACGTTGCGTAGAAATCCACCAATACGGGCTGCCCCTGCGCCTCAGCCACGAATGCGTCCAGTTTCTCCGCGGAGTCAATCTGCGTAACCGATTGAGACCACTCGACTTTGTTTTCCACGACGGTCTGCGCAATCCCGAAGGCCAGCAGACCTCCAATTACAGCCATGGTCACGGGGTCGTGGTAGAAGACGGTACTTTTTCGCGGAGCGTCGCGCCTCAAGAGAAGGGCGAGGGCCGCGCCAAGTGCCACACCGAGTACTGCTATCGCTAGTTTCGCTGGCATGTCTTCCACGTTGCCGGCTCAGTCCGGCGCGGGCCACCCGGCTGCAAGGACGTCAACCTACGGCGCTGTCGATCGCGGCTTTCAAATCGTTCTTCTGCGTCACGCCGACGAAACGCTTCGAGATCTGCCCGTCTTTGAAGACGATGAGCGTAGGAATGCTCGAGACTTCGAATTTCATGGCCAGATCCGGCTCGTTGTCCACGTTCACTTTGCGGACCTTCGCCTTATCGCCGTAGTCCTTGGCCAGATCGTCCAACACCGGGCCCATCAAGCGGCACGGTCCGCACCACTCCGCCCAGAAGTCCACCAAGGTTACGCCAGCCCCGACCGTAGAATCGAAGTTGCCCGCCGTCAGTTCAAGAGCACTGCTCATCAGATTGCCTCCTACACGTTCCAGTGGGGTTCGCCCCTGCCGTTCTGGAGGGGTTACGCCTTCGGCATTGTATCCGTTTGATGCGCAAAGCCACCGCCTCGCCGGGGCTGCCGGCGAAATGGCCTCCGCCAAATGGACACCGATTATACCTACAAGCGGATTGAACCCGCAATTTTACCTTTTCCGGCGTGTCGCACGTGTTGACGGGTGCATTTACCGGGCGGTCAGGGCAATCTCGGGAGCAGCACGGACTCACACGGACAGGCACGGACAGGCACGGATGAGCATGGACAGGCATGGACGGAATCCGAATCTTCGCTCGCATCTGCGCACCCGCACAGCCGTCCTAAAGAAACTCATTGAATTCAGCCTTATCCAACGCATAAAATCAGGAGTTTTCTGCTAACCATGGATTCGCTTAGATCGGGTGCCGTTGGCGCCCGCACGCATCCACAACCGCGGAGAGATGGCCGAGTGGTTGAAGGCGCACGCTTGGAAAGCGTGTGTACTCTTAACGGGGTACCGCGGGTTCGAATCCCGCTCTCTCCGCCATCTTTATGCCTTAACCGGTGGGACAAGCGCTGCCTATGATGGGAGGCGCTCCGCACATCCTGATTGTCCGGCTCAGCGCCATTGGCGACGTGGTGCGCGTGTTGCCCGCACTGCAAATCATCCGGCAAGCCTTCCCGTATGCCCAAATCGATTGGGCCGTTGAACGGAAAGCCGTTTCGGTGCTGGAGGGACATCCCGCGTTGGATGCGCTGGTTGTTTTCGACCGGCCATCCGCCACTGGAAAGGCCGTCCGGGAATTCTATACTTTCTGCCGCACCATACGCCGGTCGCGCTACGACATCGTGCTGGATTTTCACGGCATTCTTAAGAGCGGTCTGCTGACCGGCTACTCGGGCGCCAAGCAACGTATTGGCTTTGCCCGGCCCAGGAGTCAGGAAGGCAGCAGCCTGGTGACCAATCAGAAGGTGCGGCTTCCTCATCAGCCGATTAACCGCGCCGAGGAAAACTTGTTGTTGTGTTCGGCCTTGGTGCCGAACAGCGAGTGGCCGAGTGTTTCGATCCACGTGCCCCACGATGCGCGCGAGGTAGTGGACGAATTTTTCGAACGGGCATTCGACGGCAACAAGCGGGTTATTGCAATGCATGTGCCGGTGGACCGCCCGGAAAAGCAGTGGCCATTCGAACACTTCGCCGCGCTCTCGGATATGCTCATCGCGGACGGGCGGTTCGACGTCGTGTTGACCTGGGGACCGGGCCAGTTCGATTCCATCGAACGGGTGCTCGCCCACACCAAACGCCGGCCCATTGTTGCGCCTGAAACAACAGACTTGAAGCACTACGCGTGGCTTGCGTATCGGGCATCGCTCTACTTCGGCGGCGATACGGGGCCGATGCACATCGCGGCAGCGATGGGAACGCCGGTAGTTGCCGTGTTTGGAGGAACCGACCCGGTTCGCCATGCTCCATTTCGGATGCCGCACATTGCGCTGATAGCGGGAGATAAGCCCGGGTCGCTCGCGGAGAGCCCCGGTATGCTTCGTGCCGTAACGCCCCAAATGGCGTACGAGGCGTGTGTAAAGCAGGCGCTCGCCGACACGCGGACCCGGCGAATCGACTAATGCATCTCGCCGGCGCCATGCCGGCATTACGGGAGGAAGCCGTGAATCAGGCTATCGACTATGCGCGTTCGAACAGCGAGCGTTACCTTGAGGAATTCAAAGCGCTGCTGCGCGTCCCGAGTGTATCGACGCTGCCGGAGCATAAGGACGATGTGGAGCGTACGGCGCGGTGGCTTGCGGTAGAGTTGCAGCGCGTAGGTATTCCGCACGTCGAGATTCTTCCCACGGCGGGCCACCCGGCTGTCTTTGCCGAGATTCCCGGGCCGAAGGGCTCGCCAACCGCACTCGTCTACGGGCACTACGATGTGCAACCGGTCGATCCTGTTCACGAGTGGGTGTCTCCGCCGTTTGAGCCAACGGTTCGCGGCGACTACTTGTTTGCGCGTGGCGCATCCGACATGAAGGGACAGATCTTCGCGCAGATCAAGGCGATGGAAGCGCTGCTCAAACATGGCTCGGCCCCGTGCACGATCAAGTACCTCATTGAGGGCGAAGAGGAAATCGGATCGCCCAATCTGGGTTGGGTGGTTGATACCTATATCGACAAGCTGCGGTGCGATTTCGTGCTCAATTGCGACGCGGGTATTCACAAGCCGGATGTTCCCGCAATTACGTATTCGCTTCGAGGTCTCGCATACTTCGAAGTGGAGGTGTTCGGGCCGTCGAAGGATCTGCATTCGGGTTTGTTCGGAGGCTCCGTGCACAATCCCGCGCAAGCGTTGTGCGAACTCATTGCGGGGATGCACGACGCGGAAGGCCGCGTGACGCTTCCCGGGTTTTACGACAAAGTGCGCGCGTTGGACATTGAGGAACGCGAGGCGTTGGCGAAGTTGCCGCATTCCGACGAAGAATGGAAAGCGATGACGGGAGCGCCGGCTTTGTGGGGCGAGAAAGGCTACACCACGATCGAACGGGTGGGCGCGCGGCCGACACTTGAGGTCAACGGCATTCTGAGCGGGTTTACGGGCGAAGGCTCGAAGACCGTGTTGCCCGCGAAGGCCATGGCGAAGATTTCCACGCGTCTGGTCGCGGACCAGGATGGTGCGGAGGTTCATGCGCAGTTGTGCGAGTACCTCAAGCGGAACGCACCGCCGACCGTCCGATGGGAAGTGCGTGAATTGACGCACGGCAAGGGTGCGATCATGGATCGTCGTTCGCCGTGGATGCAGAAGGCTGTTGCAGCGCTGGTTACAGTGTTTGGCAAAGAGCCCATCTTCAAACGCGAAGGCGGCAGCGTGCCCGTCGTGAGTCTGTTGCAGCAAAAGCTCGGGGCGGACTCCGTTATGCTGGGTTTTGCGCTGCCGGACGATGGCATTCACGGGCCAAACGAGCGTCAACACCTACCGACGTTCTACCGCGGTATCGAAACGTATATCCGCTTCCTGAGTTCCCTGGGAACGGCGGACTGACGCAAAAGCGCCACGTTGCGCTCGGGGAGTGACTGGTCCGCCTTACACTCGGGGCGAGACGAAGGTCATGCTGCAATCAAGCCCTCTGGAGTCCTTCGCCGGACGGATGAAGTCGACCTTGTCGAGAATGATGAGGTAGTCGTTGGCGTAGATGCGATACAGGACTTCCACGAGCTCCTGCCTATTGACGCCGTTTAGGCGCAGTTCCACGGCTGACACCTTGCTATCGGTTGGCGAGGCGGCACCGAGTTTGCTGGCGATATCGGCGCGCGACCCAAGGGACAACGCCTTCACAACGCCGTCGATATGCGACCACAAGTCGAATCCGCCTTGCTGCACGATCATCTTCTTGACCGAATCGACTTGTTGCCGCGCGGTCTCGATTTCCGCGCTCCAGAGTTGGGCCTCTTGCAGGCGGAGCTTCGCGGCGCTGAGCTGAGTGGCGGATCTCCGGTACTTTTCCAAGGGACCCTGGCTAACCAGAAACAGCACGATGAACAGCAAGGCCATCGCGCCTACTCCCAGGAAGACTTTTTCTCGTTGTTGAAGCTTTGGCATGAATTTCCTCGTCACAAGCTCGCGGTGAAAGTGAATAGGGTCTTTCCCAATTTCTGTGAACGAACCGGCTCGTCTTCGACGTGCAGAATGGCAGACTGTTTTAGACCCTCGAAGATCTGTGTGAATGCCTGAGTGTCCAGCAACTCGCACGACACCGAGACCATTCGCTTCTGCCCGGTTGACGGTCTAATCTTGACTTCGGTTACAAGCACCTTGTCTTGCGGAAGTTTCTCGCTCAGTTCTTTCAGAATGTCCAGCAACGGCGGTCTGGATAGCATGTCCGCGGAGATTTGCGATCCTGCCTTGGAAGTCTCTTCATACTCGCTGCGGAATAGTTCCGCCGTCTGTATGCCTCCGAGATCGTTTGCAGCACGGCCGCTCTTGACACTTTCGGAATTGGGGAACGACTTCGCGTACAGATCCCAAATCTGATCGCCAATCTGCTTAACTTCGGCCATGTTCTTGCGGTAGTCAACCACGCAGTAACCGACATAGCCAGCGACGACCAGCAGCACCAGGACGGCGGAAAAGACTGCGTGTAGTATGAGTCCGCGCCTGCCCCCGGGAGCTGCGAGTTCGTCCTTGCGGAATTCGAACGCAACACCACCGCCTGCCGCGGAGACGGACACGCCAATACAGGGCAGCCAGGCATCGACATTACTTTCCGGAAGGCAATTCGCGCCCTTGATTGACTCACCCAAGTC
This DNA window, taken from Candidatus Hydrogenedentota bacterium, encodes the following:
- a CDS encoding thioredoxin family protein, with amino-acid sequence MAVIGGLLAFGIAQTVVENKVEWSQSVTQIDSAEKLDAFVAEAQGQPVLVDFYATWCPPCRAMSPNVNTIALEGSRVAVVDIDLAPDLAERHQVESVPTLLIFREGKVVRMEVGYHSTDELRALLKG
- the trxA gene encoding thioredoxin translates to MSSALELTAGNFDSTVGAGVTLVDFWAEWCGPCRLMGPVLDDLAKDYGDKAKVRKVNVDNEPDLAMKFEVSSIPTLIVFKDGQISKRFVGVTQKNDLKAAIDSAVG
- a CDS encoding aspartate-semialdehyde dehydrogenase; protein product: MTPKTVAVAGATGLVGRQMLRVLEERNFPVKSLKPLASERSKGKTVTFKGEEIPVEVLSENSFKGVDVALFSAGGGTSKKFAPCAAKDGCVVVDNSSAWRMDKEVPLVVPEVNAHDIKWHKGIIANPNCSTIQMVVVLKPLHDAAKIERVVVSTYQAVSGAGIKALDELHAQTRAVLEGKEPACSVFPHQIAFNCIPQIPQSDAFGDNGYTSEEMKMVNETKKIMGDDSIRVAATTVRVPVYTGHSESVNIDTRDKLTVQQARELLSKAPGVIVEDDPSKQLYPLATRAAGRGETFVGRIREDLSYKNGLLMWIVSDNLLKGAALNAVQIAEVL
- a CDS encoding glycosyltransferase family 9 protein, giving the protein MMGGAPHILIVRLSAIGDVVRVLPALQIIRQAFPYAQIDWAVERKAVSVLEGHPALDALVVFDRPSATGKAVREFYTFCRTIRRSRYDIVLDFHGILKSGLLTGYSGAKQRIGFARPRSQEGSSLVTNQKVRLPHQPINRAEENLLLCSALVPNSEWPSVSIHVPHDAREVVDEFFERAFDGNKRVIAMHVPVDRPEKQWPFEHFAALSDMLIADGRFDVVLTWGPGQFDSIERVLAHTKRRPIVAPETTDLKHYAWLAYRASLYFGGDTGPMHIAAAMGTPVVAVFGGTDPVRHAPFRMPHIALIAGDKPGSLAESPGMLRAVTPQMAYEACVKQALADTRTRRID
- a CDS encoding dipeptidase — encoded protein: MNQAIDYARSNSERYLEEFKALLRVPSVSTLPEHKDDVERTARWLAVELQRVGIPHVEILPTAGHPAVFAEIPGPKGSPTALVYGHYDVQPVDPVHEWVSPPFEPTVRGDYLFARGASDMKGQIFAQIKAMEALLKHGSAPCTIKYLIEGEEEIGSPNLGWVVDTYIDKLRCDFVLNCDAGIHKPDVPAITYSLRGLAYFEVEVFGPSKDLHSGLFGGSVHNPAQALCELIAGMHDAEGRVTLPGFYDKVRALDIEEREALAKLPHSDEEWKAMTGAPALWGEKGYTTIERVGARPTLEVNGILSGFTGEGSKTVLPAKAMAKISTRLVADQDGAEVHAQLCEYLKRNAPPTVRWEVRELTHGKGAIMDRRSPWMQKAVAALVTVFGKEPIFKREGGSVPVVSLLQQKLGADSVMLGFALPDDGIHGPNERQHLPTFYRGIETYIRFLSSLGTAD